The Streptomyces cyanogenus DNA segment CGGCGCCTGCGTGGCCGCGATGGCCGGCATCTACCGCCGGCTGCTGGACCGCATCGAGCGCGACCCCGAGGCCGTGCTCCGCGGCCGGGTCTCGCTGCCCGGCCACGAGAAGGCCTACGTCGCCGTGCGCGGCCTGTCCGGGCTCGACACCCGGCACGTGACCCGCCACGTCTCCCGGCGTTCCGTCCGGAGGCGCGCCTGATGCAGCGCACCGCACCAGAGCCGGCCGGACCGGACGGCATGCGACAGGCAACCCTCCCCTGCGGCGTGGCGTCCCTGACTGCGACGGCGGAGCGTGCACCCTTCACTCTCTACGCCGAGCAGGTCCGGAGCGCCCCGAAGGGGCGCGGGGCGGTATCCGGCATGCGGCTCCCGCCGCGTGGGGACGACCAGCCACGACGGGCCGGCAGACGACCGACGGCCCATCACGGTGCCGCCCGCGCAGCGCTCGCACGGAAGGACGCACGATGAGCGACGGGTCATCCCCCGCACCGGCGCGGGCCGGCACCCCGCGCACGGCAGGCCGCAGCGCGGTCGTGGTCGGCGGCGGCCTCGCCGGGATCACCGCGGCGCTCGCCCTCGCCGACGCAGGCGTCCGGGTCACCCTGCTCGAAGGCAGGCCCAGGCTGGGCGGCCTCGCCTTCTCCTTCCAGCGCGGCGAACTGACCGTCGACAACGGCCAGCACGTGTACCTGCGCTGCTGCACCGCATACCGCTGGTTCCTCGACCGGATCGAGGGTGCGGCGCTGGCACCGCTGCAGGACCACCTGGACGTGCCCGTCGTCGACGTCGCCAAGCCCGAGGGGCGGCGGCTCGGCAGGCTGCGGCGCGACCCGCTGCCCGTGCCCCTCCACCTGGGGCGCAGCCTGGCCGCCTATCCGCACCTCTCGCTCGCCGAGCGCGCGGCCGTCGGGCGTGCCGCGCTCGCGCTGAAGGGGCTCGACCTCGCCGATCCGGCCCTGGACACCCAGGACTTCGGCAGCTGGCTGGCCGCGCACGGCCAGTCGGCACGCGCCGTCGAGGCCCTGTGGGACCTGGTCGGCGTCGCCACCCTCAACGCGGTCGCGGGCGACGCCTCGCTGGGGCTCGCCGCGATGGTGTTCAAGACCGGTCTGCTGTCCGACCCGGGAGCGGCCGACATCGGCTGGGCCCGCGTCCCGCTGGGCGAACTGCACGACCGGCTGGCCCGCAAGGCGCTCGACTCCGCGGGCGTGCGTACCGAGGTCCGTACACGCGTCACCTCCGTCTCCTTCAACGAGAACGGGACGTGGAGCGTTCAGGTTCCCGGCGAGAACCTCGACACCGACGCGGTCGTCCTCGCCGTGCCCCAGCGCGAGGCCCACGACCTGCTGCCGCCCGGCGCCCTGGACGCGCCCGAGCGGCTGCTGGAGATCGGCACCGCGCCGATCCTGAACATCCATGTGCTCTACGACCGCAAGGTGCTCGCACGGCCCTTCTTCGCCGCCCTCGGCACCCCCGTCCAGTGGGTCTTCGACCGCACGGACGCCTCCGGGCTCGGCTCGGGACAGTACCTGGCGCTGTCCCAGTCGGCCGCGCAGGACGAGATCGACACACCGGTCGCCGAGCTGCGCGAGCGCTACCTGCCCGAGCTGGAACGGCTCATCCCGGGTACGCGCGCTGCCGCCGTACTGGATTTCTTCGTGACCCGGGAGCGCACGGCCACGTTCGCCCCCGCCCCCGGCGTCGGGCGGCTGCGGCCCGGCGCCCGCACCAAGGCCCCCGGCCTGTACCTGGCCGGAGCGTG contains these protein-coding regions:
- a CDS encoding DUF6380 family protein, giving the protein MRQATLPCGVASLTATAERAPFTLYAEQVRSAPKGRGAVSGMRLPPRGDDQPRRAGRRPTAHHGAARAALARKDAR
- the hpnE gene encoding hydroxysqualene dehydroxylase HpnE; the protein is MSDGSSPAPARAGTPRTAGRSAVVVGGGLAGITAALALADAGVRVTLLEGRPRLGGLAFSFQRGELTVDNGQHVYLRCCTAYRWFLDRIEGAALAPLQDHLDVPVVDVAKPEGRRLGRLRRDPLPVPLHLGRSLAAYPHLSLAERAAVGRAALALKGLDLADPALDTQDFGSWLAAHGQSARAVEALWDLVGVATLNAVAGDASLGLAAMVFKTGLLSDPGAADIGWARVPLGELHDRLARKALDSAGVRTEVRTRVTSVSFNENGTWSVQVPGENLDTDAVVLAVPQREAHDLLPPGALDAPERLLEIGTAPILNIHVLYDRKVLARPFFAALGTPVQWVFDRTDASGLGSGQYLALSQSAAQDEIDTPVAELRERYLPELERLIPGTRAAAVLDFFVTRERTATFAPAPGVGRLRPGARTKAPGLYLAGAWTATGWPATMESAVRSGVSAADAALSALGRPRPRHLFEFEEAA